The DNA sequence gcACATGGTTCATTCACGAACCGAAATTCggtgattttatttaattataaaattgtggaaattgttttgtgaaaataaatatttgttttaaattatatggacTTGTTcgactacggtccataggtaagtaaaatgaatttatttataaaatgaatttttgttttaatgcaAGTGAACTATGGTGGTGTTAGTAATCATTCCTGAGGGAATGGCTTCatatataaatatttatgtGGAATAAATATTGGATGGTGTGATATTGGATGAAGTATTGATATGGTTAAATGAGTTATTATTAGAGCAATTACTCTTTAGAAGATATATTTTATCTTATAAGTTGAGTTGAGTATGAGAAAGAGTATTTGAGTAAAGTGTGATAGTTGAGTCGTTGAGATGAGTTGAATGAGGAGTCGAGagaattgagaaaaaaaaactgttatCGTAAAGGTGAACCTTGGCTAAGGTGACACATTACGATTCAGTTGAGGAGTCGAGTGAATTGAGGCAAATATTATCGTAAAGGTGAACCTAGGCCAAGGTGACacattacgattcagttagagctctaatctgtctgccttGTGTACTGCTTGGGGGATAACCTCGAGTTATCGTATGCCCATTGAGTACACTATACTGCTAAGGGGATAACGTGAGTTATCGCATGCCTTGGAGTATAATATACTGCATGGGGGATTAAAATAAAAATCGCATGCCCATGAGTATACATTTGTGTATTAGAGAGAGAACGTGTAGTTGTGTCGTAGGGGTCATTGTGAGACGTGAGTTTGATTGATGTTTAAAGTGACATTGTGCACTTCAATTATTTTTCAATAGAAAGAAAATGCTAGAGTTGATTTTATTtctcatacgggctgtcaagCTCACCGGGTTTGtattgttgcaatcccggtacactatttcaaattgtgtagcgggaaatcctacaggtcaggagaatcgagAAGGTGATCAGGCTGCTTAGAGTAGTGGTATTTGAGTTACAGCTTTATTGTGAGGTTGTTATACTCTTGAGCTTACATTTAAATTTGGAGAGAGTGTGTTGTATTATTAAGctcttgaggatttggtttatgtattaATGAGTGAGGCGAGGTGTGTTGTATttgtgagaaaaaaattcaggacgtttatttgtatttgttattattcatgtttcggatttgaattggttattcaaattcggggcgtgacactccttcagttttgttttttttttaattctactTTTGCAACAAGGAGCTCTACTGTtctgttttctttcttgttgGTTTTCTAATTATTTCtcggtatcaaattgattttgacacctttctcttctctctggtTTCTATTGGTGCTTCATCTGGTCTAATTAACATAATACGTTTCTCTACAAAAATgctaattttattttgtttctgcTTCTGCTTTCATTTTCCTATCAACATTGTGTCATTGCGATTTTGCTTGGTTTGAGCTGTTTAGCTCAAAAATTTGGGTACTTCACGAGTATTATGACTaatggaaaaaaataataattaggaTTTCGCACCCCTTGGTATGAAATCCTAACTCCGCCACTGGACCTTGTTTATGCATATTGTGACATTGATATCTATGAGGCCTGGATCGTTGTATATTTATTAAAAAGCTTTTATTCTATCATTTTGAAGTTCCCTGAGCTCTGCATGTCATACAGATAAATACTGGAAGCATTAGTTTCTTTATTCTGTTGTCAAGGATGCTGCTGCTTACAGCTCCTCTCCCCAGGTTCATTTGGTGCGGGTAAGTCTTGTCAGATCAAATCTGTAGGCGCTTTTGCTCGTTTTTAAATTGAAGTTAACAATTTCATCTATGAACACTACCAAGAAAAGATGGCTCAGGAGAAGCCTGTTGGTAATGAGTTCATCATCTATCCATTAATTAAAATGatagaaaaaaaagaagttgaaaATATAGATTGGCTGTGCTAACTGGGGAAACTGAAACGCGCCTGAGCTTAATAAATTATCACTGGCCGGCTGCCAACCATATTCATCGGATTTATATATACTTCAACGGGTGCATTATACTTGATGATACAAATTCTTAAGtgcattgttttttgttggtcAGCTATATTATTAAACAAATTATGGAGTTAGGTAGTTGAAGCCTTAAAGGTATATATCAAGCCAGATGTGCATTATGGCAAAATACACCAGGCAAATACCCCACTTGAAGGGCCTAAGATAATCAAGTCACTATATAAAGTGGTACAGCAAGGACCATAGTGTGCCCCATTCTGCATTTCATACTTCAATTCTCCCTTTTCTCTGCTCACTCTAATTCTGTTATCAAATTTGTTTGCAGTAAGAACATGGCTGAAGCTCTGTATAGTTGACATTCCCCTGCAGCGTTTGGGTTCCATCACCCTTGATAATGTTGAAAGAGAGCTGAGACCGGTCATAGGTGTTGACACAGAAGCTGCAAACATCACCCGCAATCTTGAAGCTGTTCAAGCTGTGCTTGAGGATGCTGAGAGCAGACAACTGAAGGAGGACACTGTGAGGCTTTGGTGGAATGATCTTACACAACTTTGCTATGAGATGGAAGATGTGTTGGATGAGAACACTGAAGTTCAAAAAGCCGAATGGAGAAACAAGAAAATGGAGGTGAAGATGGCATTGTTGCGAAGAAGAAGGTATGTTTCTCAATTCCTTCCTCTTGCTTCTCTTTTGGCCAAGTCAATCAAGTAGTTCATCGCCGTATGGATATTGCTGTCAGGATAAAAGAACTAAATGAAGAGTTCATTTTAATTTCTagtcaaaaacaaaattatagcTTTCAAAACCCGAAAAGAGACTTGGAACAACTTGAACCAAAACTTTCTTCCCCTGTTGATATAGTATTTGGTCGAGAATACGAAAAGAATATTTTACTACATAAGTTGTTGGCTGCAAATTGTCATGAACTTAGGGTCCCCTTATGATCCCTATGATAGGGATGCGAGGAATTGGAAAGACAACTCTTTCCAAACTAGTCTATATATAATGATGAAAAAGTCAAGGCTCATTTTGACAAGAGAGTATGGGTCTCTGTCTAGACCCTCTTGATGAGATCAAAGTTGCCAAAGCCATCATTGAAGGTCTTGGTACGTAGTACTAGTACCCCAAATTCAACTGAGTTGCAAACTCTTCTATAATTCATACATCAATCGTTTGAGGAAAAGAAATTCCTCCTTGTTTTAGGTGATGTGTGGAATCCAAATCTTAGTGGGTGGAAACAATTAAGCAGATCTTTATTTAACGGGGATATAGGCAGTATAATATTAGTGACATCACAAAATGAGGAGGTTGCTATCATGATGGGAGCAGTCGCTCCCATGATCCATTTGAAGGAGTTCTTATTGTCGGTCATTGTTCTATCACATTGCATTCACTGATAGGGAAAGAAACGAGTCTGGAATGTTTGAAGTTGTTGCTAATTATATTGTCAAATTATGCAAACGTCTCCCACTTGCTGCAAAGACTCTAGGTAGCCTAATGTGGAATAAGAGAACATcacttctttttctctctttttttatagGAAGGTTATTTTGTATTTGGCAAAGTTCTTGAAGAGATTGCTTGTGGCTTGTTGCCCTTTTCCCAGGACATCACTATTCTGGCATCATAAGTATGAAGCATTGTGTCTATGTTTTGGTGATCCAATTTTTTATCTCACATATATCAGTAGCCATCCCTAAATCCTGAGATAGTTAGCATAAAAACTTTTGGTTGCAGATAATTAAACTCAAACTTGATAAATCTTGTTACAGTGTCACTGATGTTTTTGCTGTTTTACGTGGAAAGCATTTTGCTGCATTTGGTTACTTATCAGTGAACCAATGGATTACGAGTGCAAAGGGTCTTCACAAACATTCACAATCTGTTCTTCCTTTGGTTTGCTATCTGTGCTGGATCTTCTATCACTCTTATAGCCCCTcaagttcatttggcaatggtAAGTCTTGACTGTAGGAGTGAATTGTATAATTGGAAATGAGCAATTTCTATGTCTACACAGTACCAACAAAAATGTGCTTTGGAACTAGACTGTCCTGCAATAATATGTTTTTGGTTTCTGAACAATTATCCTCAGTTTTACACTTATACTCCAGAAAATTTGAAAGGGAATATGTTAACATGTATCTGCTCTCCTGTTTTACTATGCAAGGCACAtcattctcttttttcttttccatttccaTGGTGAAGGTGCGGCAAAGCGGGCAAACGCCCCTATGTCAATTACAGCAGACAAAAGATCAGCTGATCAGGAGGGAGAGTAAAAGAGGAAAGCAAAGCCTGTAACATCTGCATATTCCTTAAAAAGTTCTCTGTGGTATGCCTCCGGCAATGCTTCTGAGACGGAGGTGAATCTGAACTGGGGAGACGAAGTTTGTCAATGTCAGGCGAGCCCTCTGTGTGATTTAGTGTTCTCTCGAGGCTTCTATTTTGAGAGAACTCTATGTCCAGCCATCACTAAGATAGAGTTGCTG is a window from the Rosa chinensis cultivar Old Blush chromosome 2, RchiOBHm-V2, whole genome shotgun sequence genome containing:
- the LOC112186716 gene encoding uncharacterized protein LOC112186716; this translates as MAQEKPCAPFCISYFNSPFSLLTLILLSNLFAVRTWLKLCIVDIPLQRLGSITLDNVERELRPVIGVDTEAANITRNLEAVQAVLEDAESRQLKEDTVRLWWNDLTQLCYEMEDVLDENTEVQKAEWRNKKMEVKMALLRRRSVTDVFAVLRGKHFAAFGYLSVNQWITSAKGLHKHSQSVLPLVCYLCWIFYHSYSPSSSFGNGAAKRANAPMSITADKRSADQEGE